The Stigmatella aurantiaca DW4/3-1 genome contains the following window.
CCACCTCGAACTGCTCGTTGCGTGAGATGACGGCCTCGAAATCCTCGTAGCCCTCCTTCTTGAGCCTCACGCGGGTCGAGGACCCCACCGTCTTCGTGTCCGAGTGGGTGTACGGCGTCGAGCCCACCCGGCTGCCATCGATGTAGACGGCCGCACCAGAAGGCTCGCTGCGGATGAGGGTCGAGCTGGTGCACCCCACGGAAAAGGTGAGCAGCAGGGAGGCCGCCACGAGACGCTGCGAAGAGTGTCCAGTCTTCAACATATGCCTTTGGGATAGTATGGCCTCCTCCATGCTGTCAATTTCCCCCCTGCTCACCGCCTGGGCGCTGGTGGCACTCCCGCCGCCTCCGTTCGGGGATGCGCGTCATCCGGTGACGCACGAGGTGTCCCGAGTCCAGCCCTCGCGGCGGGAGGCGCCGGGCGACAGCCAATTTCTGGGCGTGGCCTACCGCTTCTATCAAACCGTCGTGACGCCCATGGATGGGCCTCGCTGCGCGCACCGGCCCACCTGCTCGGCCTATGCGCGGCAGGCCATCGCGCGGCATGGGCTGGTGGGGCTCTGGCTGGCTTATGACCGGCTGCTGCGCGATGCCCGCTCGTCGCAAGTCCGGGCCCTGCCGGTGGTCCTGGAACACGGGCGGTTCGTGTATCTGGATCCCCTGGAGGAGAGCACCTTCTGGTTACCCTGACCTTGCTGGCCCTGGCACTCGCGGGCACCCCCGGGGCGGATGAGCAACTGGGCTTCGCCGGCGCGCTGCACGCCGAGGGCGACTATTACCGGGCGATCGGCGAGTACAAACGCTTTCTCTACCTCTACCCAGACGAGCCCCGGGCGGATGAGGCGCGGCTCTCCATCGGCCGGGCCTATGCGCAGGGCGGACAGGCCGACGCCGCCGAGGCCTATTTCCTGTCTCTGTCTGGCATCTCCCCCGCCTGGCGCTCCCGGTCGATGCTGGAGATCGGCTGGGCCCGCGCCATGGCGGGCCGGCCCGAGGCCGCGGCCCTGTCGCTCAAAGCCTTTCTCCGGGAGCCCGGCCCCCTGGCGGAGGACGGCGCGCACCGCGCCCGCTATCTGCTGGGTTGGTCCCTGCTGGAGCTGGGTCAGGGGAGCGAGGCCTCGCAGGCGTTCGCCGCCCTGCCCCCTTTTCCCGGGCAGGGGCGTCTCACCGAAGCGGCCCGGAGCTGGGGAGCCTTGCCGCGCAAGTCGCCCGTCCTGGCCGGCGTCCTGTCCCTCATCCCAGGGGCTGGGCACGTCTATATTGGAGAGCCCGTGGTGGGGCTCGCGGCCCTGGCCTGGAACGGCCTCTTCTCTTTCGCGCTCTACGAGTCCATCCGCCAGGAGCAGCTGGGCATCGCGGTGCTCCTGGGGGCGCTCGAGTCGCTCTGGTACACGGGCACGATCTTTGGCGCCGTCAGCGGGGCGCAGAAGTACAACCGGGACGTGCGCTGGCGGGCGCTCGATGCGCTGCGCCTGAGCGCCCCTGACCGCCCGGAGCGCTGGCCCCCCGGCTGAGCCGCCCCGCCAGGGCTACGGCTTCGGGCAGGACTTCTGGTCGGCCTCGAGCTGCTTCCGGGCGTTGGCGAGGTCCTGCTGGGTGAGCCCCGAGGCCGCCTGGAGCTTCGCCTCCGCATCGGCCCACGAGGCCTCCTGCGCCTTGAGTTCCTGGGCGGTGGCCTGGGACTGCTGCTCCGCCTGGAGCTGGGCCTCGAGGGCGCCGATCCACTTCTCATCGGCCGCCGTGAGCGCGGCGCACGCCGGGGCCAGCTCCGGAATGAACCTGCGGCTCTTGGTCTTCTGCTGCCGAATCACCAGGGCGTCATAAGTGCTCGCGGCGCTGGTGCGCACCCCGAGCGCCAGCGTCACCTCCGCCGTGCGCTGGTTGCGCACCAGCTCCCCTTGGAAGAACCGGAACTGGGGCGCCAGTCCCGGAGCGGGCGAGGTGGCCTTGGAGTTGAAGTGATTGAAGGTGCGGACGAACTTCAGCCCCTCGGCGGAGGGCGTGACCGGCACCGAGGCCAGCTTCTGCTTGAGGCAGGCGGCCAGGGCCTCCCCCTCCGGGCTTCCCGCGGGGGCGAAGGCGATCTCCCCCGGGGTGGCCTGGTCCTTCACCAGTTGGACGGTGGCCTCGAGCGTGGGCGGCACCTGGGAGGCATAGGGCGCATAGCAATCGCACCACTGGGGCTGGGCCAGACGCACCGCGCCCGAGTAATCCGAGGCGGCATTGGTCCCGAAGGTGACCGACAGGCTGCGTCCCTGCTCGTGGAGGAACTCGACCTCGGCGCTCACCGGCTGAGCCCCCTTGGCGAGCACCGTCAGCGGCACCGCGGCCTCCACGGCCTTGCGCACACAAGCCTCGCCCTCGGGCGTGAGGTTCGTCCCCGTGAGGGTGTGCTGGGTCTCCTGGTCCGAGGCGCTGGCCTTCCACAGCACGCGGCTGGTCTTCTCCGCGCCGCGCGAGGTGGGCGCCACCAGGCACTCCATCACATACGGCCGGGTGGCCATGAGCGCGCCCACCAGGATGTTCGGATCCGTGGGCGCGGGCATCTGCTCGGCCAGGGGGGCCTGGCAGACGGCGATATCAAAGGGAATCTGATTGGTGATGCGGACCGGCGCGGCGGGCGCGGCCTGGGTCCCCTTCTTCAAGGGGGCACAGGCGGTCACGGTCAGAACAGCGGAGGCCACGGCAAGGCGTCGCGACAGCATGGGCAGTCTCTCCCGGGTTCGGGGATGGGACGCCCCCTCTATCAGTTCCCGGGACGCGACACGGGCTCAACCACCATGGCGCTGCCCCCGCCCCGGCGCCGCGGCTCCGCGATGGCGGTGACGGTACCGTCCGGGTGGAAGCGGATGCCGGTGAGCGCCCCCATCGGGCCCACATTGGTGAAGACATGCCCCCGCGCTTGCAGCGCCGCGGCCTCCGGCGAGGCGATGAACTCGGGCTCTGCCTGGCTCTTGCCATCCGGCGTGTTGCGCTGGGAGACGCGCGGCGCCGCCACCGCCTCCAGCACGGGCATTCCGAAGTCCAGGTGGTGGATGAGCGTCTGGAGCACCGTGGTGATGATGGTGCTGCCCCCGGGGCTTCCCAGCGCGAGCACGGGGGCTCCGTCCTTGAACACCAGCGTCGGGCTCATGCTGCTGCGCGGACGCTTGCCCGGCTCGGGGGTGTTGGCGTGCGGGGCTCCAGGCGCCGGCGGCACATCGAAGTCCGTCAGCTCGTTGTTGAGCAGGAAGCCGTAGCCGGGAACCACCATGCCGTTGCCCCCCTCGTACTCGATGCTGCACGTGTACGCGACGATGTTGCCCACCTTGTCCGTGGTGGTGACGTGCGTCGTCTCGCGGTTGGGGATGTCCAGCGGCGAGGGGGCGAGCGCGGCCAGACCGGGCGCGGCGGACAGCGCGGCGGCGGACCGGGTGACGCTGGGGTCCACCTGGAAGGCGAAGGGGTTGCCCGCGAGCACTTCCCCCGAGGCGGCCTGAGCGGGCGGGAGCGCCTTGCGCCGCTCGGCGGCGTAGTCCTTGGAGAGCAGCCCCGCCACGGGCACGTCCACGTACTCGGGATCCGCGACGTAGGCGGTCCGGTCCGCGAAAGCCAGACGCGACGCCTCGAGGTAGCGGTGCAGGAAGTCCACCCGGCCCAGGGCGGAGGGCTCGTAGCCCTCCAGGATGTTCAGGGCCAGCTCCACGGTGATGCCACCGCTGGTGGGCGCGCCCATGCCATACACCGTGTACCCCCGGTAGGTGCTCTTCACCGGCTCACGGATGCGCGCCTCGTAGTCCGAGAGGTCCGCCAGCGTCATCACCCCTGGCCGCACGGGGTGCCCCGCCTCGGGGGCCATGGGGGGCCGGGCCACCGTGTCCACGATGGCCCGGGCGATGTCCCCCCGGTAGAAGGCCCGGCTGCCCTCTTGAGCCACCCGCCGGTAGGTCTTCGCCAGATCCGGGTTGCGGAAGATCGCGCCGACGGGGACGGGCTTCCCCTCGGCGGGCAGGAGCAGTTGGGCCGAGCTGGAGAACAGCTTGAAGCGCTCCACGTTGCGCGAGGTCTGCTCGAAGAACGTCTGATCCACCTCGAAGCCTTGCTCGGCAACGCGGATGGCGGGCTGGAGCACCTCGGCGAACCCTCGGGTGCCGTAACGAGACAGGGCCACCTCCCACCCCTGCACCATGCCCGGAACGCCCGCGGACACCCCGCTGGTCATCACCTCGGGCATGGGGATGGGCGTGTCCCCCGCGTAGAAGAGCCCCCGGCTCGACGCCCGAGGCGCCATCTCCCGGTGCTCCACGGTGATGACGCGCTGGTCCTCGGCCCGGTAGATGACCATGAAGCCGCCCCCGCCGATGCCACAGGAGTACAGGTCCGTCGCGCCGAGCACGGCCGCCGCCGCCACCGCCGCGTCCACCGCGTTGCCACCGCCCTTGAGAATCTCGATGGCGGCGGAGGTCGCCCGGACATCCACCGTGGCCGCCGCGCCGCCCCGTCCCGTCGCCTCGGGTGTGGACGCGGGCGTGGACACGGGCGCGAGCGAGGCCCCGGAGGAGGCCCCGCTGCCATGGGTGCAGCTGACCGTCAGCAGCCAACCGGCTCCCGCCGCGATGAGGTGTCTGCGCATGAAGTAACCCCGAAAAGGAGACGAATCCCCACCCTATCAACTTAGGCAGGAGGCGTCCCTTCGTGCGATAGTTCAGCCTCCCGGGGACGGCAGGCCCTGCGCCTCCCGCCGTCCATTCGCACGCCAAGGAGAATTCCCATGTCTGTCGGAGCATCGAAAGGCAGCACGTCCAGTCCGTCACGCCCAACCTCGACGCGCGAGATTTCAACCCCCGAGGCCACACGCCCCTCCCCTTCCGCCGAGGAAACCTCTCTCAAGACGGGGACGCAGACGGACCGGTTCGAGGTCGCCTCCGCCCAGGGCCCCACCGCCACCCGGCAGATCAGGGCCAGCACCACGCCGCGCGGAACGTCGGGCATGAATGTCGACAGGGCGCTGGCTCACCTCAATGCCAACACCTTCTCCCAATCCCAGGGCAAGTGCGCGCTCCATGTCCGCCAGGCCATCGAGGCGGGCGGGGTCAGGCTGGATGTGAACACGCGGCCCGTGTCCGCCAAGGACTACGGTGCGTACCTCGGACGGCATGGTTTCACGCCCGTCGATACCCAGAACTACGTGCCGCAGCGGGGCGATGTGGCGGTCATCCAGCCCTACCCAGGGGGCTCGCCGGACGGCCACATCGCGATGTACGACGGCAACCAGTGGGTCTCGGACTTCCGGCAGCGAGACATGTGGAGCGGCCCTGGTTACCGCCAGGCGCAGCCTCCCTACGAAATTTATCGCCCCTGAGCCGCCCCGGCGGCGGCCCCAGGCTGTGACGGTGCCCACCTGAATCTGGCCAGATCGAGCCGCCGCGTGATGTACCGCGCGGGCGAAGTGCCGAGCGCCTTGCGAAACATGGTCACGAAGCTGCTCGCGCTCTCATAGCCCAAATCCAGGGCGACGTTCTGCACGGACGCGCCCCGCGTGAGCCACTGCAAGGCCAGGATGATGTGGAGTTGCTGGCGCCATCGGCCAAAGCTCATCCCGGTCTCATGAACGAGCAGGCGATTCAGCGTCCGCTCGCCCACGCCAATCCGCTGGGCCCATTCCTTCATGGTCGCGCCGTCCGCCGGCTGGGCGGTGATCATCTCGACGAGCCGGCGGAGCCGCGCATCCGTGGGCATCGGCAGCCGCAGCTTCTCCACCTGGGCTGCCCCCAGCTCGTCGAGCAGAACGGAGACCAGCCGGGTCTTCGGCCCATCGAGGGGATACAGGGCAGGCAACGCCGCGGCGCGGAACAGCAACTCTCGCAGGAGTGGGCTGACCGAAACCGCGCAGCACTCTGAAGGCAGCGTGGTGGCCGCTTCAGGCTCCACGAACAGCGAGAACACCTCCAGAGGGGCCCGGCCCTTGAGTCTGTGGCTCGTGCTACCTGGAATCCACAGCGCGGACTGAGGGGGGACGAGCCACAAGGCGTTTGACGCCTCACACGTCATCTCGCCACGGACCATGAAGAACAGCTGTGCCTTGCGGTGACGGTGAAAGTCCAGCTCGAACCCCCCGGTCACCAAGCTCAGCCCCACCGCCAAGGCGGGCCGAGAGACCTCATCCGGATCGACAAAGGCGTCTTCTTCCAAACGGGGCATGGGGGCCGAGTCAGCGCCGTGGCTGAATCTCGACATAAATTGTCCACATTTCGCGATGCGGTCAAGGGGGGAGGGAGGTCATGTTGAAAGCATGGATACCCTTTCGACAGGCAAGGTTGCTGAAACGCTCAAGCGTCTCCACGAAGAAGCCCACCAAGCCGATCGCGCGTTGATGGAGTCCTTCGAGCGTTCGGATCTCAAGGAGCAACTCGCCGATTTCGTTCTGAGAGAGCAGACCGGGTACACGTCGCTGTACCAAAGTCTCTCCGGGAACTTCCTCAGTGTGTCTCCAGAGTTCGGCCGCTTCCTCTACAGTTGTGTGAGGGCGTGCAGGCCCCAGGTGGCCGTCGAGTTTGGGTCCTCCATGGGCATCTCGGCCATCTACACGGCGTGCGCGCTGCGCGACAACGGCGGCGGCAAGCTGATTGGAACCGAGCTGGAAGCCTCCAAGGTGCAGCGGGCACGGGCGAACGTCGAGGCCGCCGGTCTCACCGGTCTCGTCGAGTTCCGCATCGGGGATGCGCTGGAGACGCTGAAGAACATCGAGGGCCAGATCGACCTGGTGCTGATGGATGGGGCGTTCATCCTCTACCTCCCCGTGCTCAAGCTCCTGGAGCCGCGCCTCAGGACGGGGGCACTGATCATCGGCGAGAACGCCATCGAGGACGCGGGAGGCTACCTCGACTATGTGCGCAACCCCGCGAACGGCTATCTCTCCCAGCCCATCCCTTTCCAGGAGGGGCGCGGCAATGAGTTCACGGTCGTGACGCGATGACTCCGGCTCGCGGATACGCTACCGTCTCTTTCCCCCCGTGGAGGTTCCCATGAAGAAGACTCGCTCGAAGCAGGCCAATCAGCTCATCGCCGCGCTGGTGAAGGCCAATGCCAAGGACAAGGAGCCCGTGGACATCTGTGACATCTGCTTCATCTTCTGCAACATCTGTTCGATTCGTACCTGAGAGAGGGGCTCCTGCACGCAGATCTTGACGAACTGAAGCGTGCTGGAGCCCGCCTTCCGGGAGCATCACCGCTCATGGCCCATGAGGAGCGGCGCGGCCATGAGCGCCCACAGAGAGCGCGGCCTGCATGTTGCGCCCAATCACATGAGAGAGGCTCATCGAGACGATCCGCTTCCATTCGGCGTCTGGGAGCCCCACATCCGCAGGCCGGGCCACCTCTGCGTCCTCGAGCGGCTTCTCGGTCCACATTCGATACATCCCTGGAATGTCCGTTCCCAGTGCAGCATAGAATCCGGAGGGCGCGATGAAATCAGGCGTCCTCTTGATTTCGTACTGCCGTTTGGCTCGCCGCGTGAGTTTCAGCGAGCCCCCAGGACGGATGGGAATGCGAAAGATCGCCGGATGAAACACCTCCCACCAGGAGAAGGCCCCCCCCGCCCCCGGCACGATATTGGAGCGCGGATCATGCAGAATGAGCGGGTTGGGCGCGATCAGAGACCAGTCGACCCACACCCGGATGGTCTCGGCACGATCCTTCGGCGCGAGGCGGTAAACCTCATGCTTGAACACCTGACCATCGTCCGTGATCAACCCGGCGATGGTGCCTTCTGGAGCCATGCCAACCTCCAGCATGTCATTCGGCCCGATGAGCTTCGCGACATTCGTGAAGTACGCATGGTGCGGAGAGACAAGCTCCGTCAATCCCTGGAAATTCCACTTGCTCGGAAGAAATCGAAGCGAGCCGTCGATCCCCTGGGCACCGGCGTCCGTCGTGTGATGGAAGAAACACACCTTCGTTCCTTCCGCCGGCAGCGCGAACAAGGACCCAAACGGGTCCCCGCTGAGGAACGCCTCCACATCAAGCTCATAGGTCCCCAGCCGCCACAATCCGCTCGGCTCCTTCTTGTCGCGGAAGTAAATACAAGCACGGATGGAGGGCGTCAGCATCATCTCGACAGAGACCCATCCATCATCCAGATACGCGACGCCATCAATCGACATCGGACGGAGAAAACGGCCCTCGTGAATCAGCCCCACGGGATAGTGCATGACGCCAGCGGGCGTCGTCGCGATGAGGATGCGTGCCCGGAGCCGCGCCTTTTGGCTCGTATGATCCGCTGGGGTAAAATGACAGTACGTCTCCAAACGTTTTTCGGCGGTATTGGCAATCGGGTGATCGAGCAAGGCCCGGCGTAGCTCGGCGTCTGGGAGTTTCCCATGGCAGAGTTCTTTGGGACGTCCACTTCCACAACGGCAGTTGGTGATCATCGAGAACCTCCTGTTTGCCTCGATGGCTTCTTGCGCAAGCCTCTTAACGGCCCGCCTTAGTGTCACAACAACACCATCATCGTGTTCTAAAGACACGATGTCAAGGCCCGCGGAAGGACCCGCTGTAGGTGCGTGTCGTCTATATTCAGACCCTGAGCCTTCTGTGAGAACGTCTCCTGAAAGGAGCCCCCTTGAACCTCTTGAGTGCCGTCGCCGTCCTCGTCCTCGCCTCGTCCAGTCCCGACAGCGCGCCTGTTCCCCCCGGGAGCAGTTCCGGCTGTGCCACCTCCAACATTGAAACCGCGCTCCGTCACCTGTTCGAACGTTACAAAGAGGGGGGGCCGCTGGACATCATCCGTGACACTGGAGAAGCCCTCTCGCCGGAGTTCATCACGACCCCGTTGAAGATTCTCGACGTGCCGAACGGCTACGCGACCCTCGAGGGCCCAGACCTCATCGAAAGCTTCGAAGCCGCCTTGTTCAAGAACCCGGAGGGCTATCATCTGGTGGTCACATCTTCGGGGACCTCCGCGAGCCGCCACGTCGTCTTCCGCTGCAACAAGGAAGGCCTGACCCCCGACAACACGGCCCTACAGTTCTCACTAGAGGACGAGATCAAGCTCTACGCCAGCGCAGGGCTTCTGTCGGCCAAGGGCAAGAAGGGCCTGACCGAGCAGTTCCTCAAGGATTGGGCGGGGCCCATCGTGCTCCTTGCCCTTCCACGCAAGGGAAGGGTCATCACGCTCAAAGCCGGTGTCGATGAGCCGGGCAGCGTCTACGGAAAGAAGCTCGGAACGGTCGAGTACGCCAACGGCAAGTTCATCGTCCATCCCCTCGCCAAACAGGCTCGTCCATGAGCGTTCACCCCGGGAGCTGACGGAGCTGCACACGCCCTGAATGCCTGTGAAGCAGGGGTGGGGGCAGGCGCCCAAGGTTGGCTGCTCCACTTCCTCCCACGCCCTGGACGGATTCAACCGGCCAAAGCACGTTCTCCCCGTAGGAGCAGCGCCAGAACGGGCCCGCGGTGGGAGAAACTTCATGCGTCTGGGAATCATCGGCAGTGGAAAGGTCGGCCGTGCGCTCGGCGCCTGGGCCGCCAAGCTGGGCGACGAGGTGGCCTTCACTTCTCGCACCGCGAGCCATGCTCAGGAAGCTGCGCGAAGTGCTGGGCATGGGGCCCGGGCCCTGGACCTGAACGCGCTCGTTCAGGACGCCGAGGTCCTTTTGCTGACCCTCCCGTACACGGAAATCCAGAGGACACTGGCGCCCCTGGGGGAAGCCCTCCGGGGCAAGATCCTCGTCGACGTCACCAATCCCATCACAGCCGATCACCGCGCGCTGAGCCTGGGTCACATCACGTCCGGTGCCGAGGAGATCGCCCGCCAGTTCCCCCTGGCGCACGTGGTGAAGGCCTTCAATGCCGTCTTCGCCGAGGTCTACGCCACCCATCAGGCGCAGCTCTCGGGGCGTCCCCTCACCCTGTTCTATGCGGGAGATGATGCGGCGTCGAAGCAGCAGGTCCGGAAGCTCATCTCCCGGATGGGCTTCGACGCCGTCGATGCGGGACCCCTCCAGAACGCGCGATACCTGGAGCCCCTGTCACTGCTCAACATTCACCTGGGCCGTGTGCTGGGCTTCGGGACGCACATCGGCCTGTCGTTGCTCCGCGAGCCGTCCTGAACGTTCCAGGAGGGACTTCAATCCAGACGGTCCAGGCCGCTGTTCGAGACCATCCCCTGCGGGTCCTTGCGGTCCCAGCCCGTCGCGGTGCGCTGCGAGGTCTCGAAGTGCAGCCATGACGGGCGTGCCCGTCTTCGCGGATGTCCTGAGCCTTAGAACTCCTAACAAAAATAAGGTTTGAGGTTCCGGAAGAAGATGAGGCAGCCGCTCAAAAAAAGGTCCAGGCGCGCCAGCGTTGATGGGCTGAGGCGTCGAGTGCTTCTGGCTGCGTCATCCAGGAGAAGAGAGGGAGAGTCTCCCAAGCGGGGCAAGCTCCCCCCCACCCTGTCAGCCCCAGGTGGTATCATGGCCCAGGCGGAAACAAGCAGGGGGGAGCACATGGAATGGGTGGGGCTTGTCGGACGAGTGGAGCAGGACCTGGAGCGGATGATTTCGCAAGGCCTGCTGCCCCAGGATGGATTGCTTCCCTCAGAAAACACTCTGGCCAAGCACTACGGACTTTCACGGAGCACCGTCCGTGAAGCACTGAAGCGCCTGGCCGCCAGAGCGTTGATTGAGCAGCACCCGGGCCGCCGCAGCCGAGCCCTCCCCTTGGAGGGGGCGGTGACCCTGGAGAACCTGGGAGTGGTGCTGGAGGGCCCGGGCGCCGCACACCCGGAGAGGCGGAAGCTGCTGGAGGGTTTTCTGGCCCTCAAGCGAGAGACGGCAGTGGAACTGCTGGCGGCGTGTTGCCAGCAGGCCTCTGCCAGGGACTTGGACACGCTGGCAGGCCTGTGCTTCGAGTTGGCGGAGGAGGCCCGCTGGGGCGAACACCCCGAGAGGTGGGCGGAACTGGAGTTCGAGTTGCTGAGGCAGGCAGCCCGCGCGGTGGAGCGTCCCGGACAGGCGCTGCTGCTGCAATCCCTGGAGCGCTCGTACCGGGGACTGGCTCGGCGGCTGAGGCCGCACCTGAATGCGCAGGCCACTCGGCAGTGGGCACTCTGTGCGCTGCACGCCTTGGCTGCCAAGGACGCGCAGTCGCTGCGCCGGGAACTGCCCGCCTTGCTCCAGGCGAGCGATGCGCACCTGCTCGCAGGCCTCCCACCCCCGCAGGAGCCCAGGGAGTCGTCACGGTCCCCACTCTGCGCAGAGACCACCCCCTCTCACCCCACCCCGGAGTACGCGGACGCCACGGAGAGGCTGCCGGAGGCGAAGGGTCCCAGCCTGTCTGCTTGTCCTACAGGTTCGAGCCAACGGCCACCCACGGGTGGCCCCCCACCCGAGGCTCCCTTCTCTGACTCACACGACCCTCTGGGAGACGGGGTGCCCGGCTCGGAGGTGCCTCAGGGCCAGGAAGCGTCGCGAAGGGTTCCGCTTGGCCTCCAGGAGCGCCCGCCCCAGGCTCTGAGTGGCTCGGGCACTGGGGGTGAGTTCTTGGGCAGGCAGAGCGGACACCTCCTCCTGGATGGAACGAAGGAGAACGAACCAGGTGGAGCGTGTACGACTGTCTTTGGAGACGCGGACACTTGACTCTCTCCCACAACGTGTCCGGTACGAGGTCGCGAGCTACGAGGCTCAGGTGCTCATGGCCCTCCCGTCCGTCCATCCCTGATTCCACCCCTCAAACCTTATTTTTGTTAGGAGCTCTTAACGTCCTGCCCCCGAGCCTCCCCGGGCTCCCCCACTCCCACTTCCGCCACCGCTGCGGCCTGCGCCTCCCACTCTCATGTCGAACCTCGGAATTCGATGAAGAAAGACTTTCCGGAATGGGAGCCAGAGAAAAGACCCTGAGTTAACCTGGCCCCAGCTCCTGTCTCGCTCTCTCCGAGACGCCATACCGGTTCGGCTCGCGAGTGGCCGTACGCCAGCGCCTCACGAGCGTGAACGTGTCCAGCTTCGGGTGTTGGTGATGCAGCGGATGCGTCACGA
Protein-coding sequences here:
- a CDS encoding O-methyltransferase, whose amino-acid sequence is MDTLSTGKVAETLKRLHEEAHQADRALMESFERSDLKEQLADFVLREQTGYTSLYQSLSGNFLSVSPEFGRFLYSCVRACRPQVAVEFGSSMGISAIYTACALRDNGGGKLIGTELEASKVQRARANVEAAGLTGLVEFRIGDALETLKNIEGQIDLVLMDGAFILYLPVLKLLEPRLRTGALIIGENAIEDAGGYLDYVRNPANGYLSQPIPFQEGRGNEFTVVTR
- a CDS encoding tetratricopeptide repeat protein, whose product is MLALALAGTPGADEQLGFAGALHAEGDYYRAIGEYKRFLYLYPDEPRADEARLSIGRAYAQGGQADAAEAYFLSLSGISPAWRSRSMLEIGWARAMAGRPEAAALSLKAFLREPGPLAEDGAHRARYLLGWSLLELGQGSEASQAFAALPPFPGQGRLTEAARSWGALPRKSPVLAGVLSLIPGAGHVYIGEPVVGLAALAWNGLFSFALYESIRQEQLGIAVLLGALESLWYTGTIFGAVSGAQKYNRDVRWRALDALRLSAPDRPERWPPG
- the yidD gene encoding membrane protein insertion efficiency factor YidD; this translates as MLSISPLLTAWALVALPPPPFGDARHPVTHEVSRVQPSRREAPGDSQFLGVAYRFYQTVVTPMDGPRCAHRPTCSAYARQAIARHGLVGLWLAYDRLLRDARSSQVRALPVVLEHGRFVYLDPLEESTFWLP
- a CDS encoding NADPH-dependent F420 reductase, which translates into the protein MRLGIIGSGKVGRALGAWAAKLGDEVAFTSRTASHAQEAARSAGHGARALDLNALVQDAEVLLLTLPYTEIQRTLAPLGEALRGKILVDVTNPITADHRALSLGHITSGAEEIARQFPLAHVVKAFNAVFAEVYATHQAQLSGRPLTLFYAGDDAASKQQVRKLISRMGFDAVDAGPLQNARYLEPLSLLNIHLGRVLGFGTHIGLSLLREPS
- a CDS encoding PEGA domain-containing protein, giving the protein MAASLLLTFSVGCTSSTLIRSEPSGAAVYIDGSRVGSTPYTHSDTKTVGSSTRVRLKKEGYEDFEAVISRNEQFEVGPCIGGVFLLVPFLWVMGYNPEHSYELEARTSSAPSSM
- the ggt gene encoding gamma-glutamyltransferase, encoding MRRHLIAAGAGWLLTVSCTHGSGASSGASLAPVSTPASTPEATGRGGAAATVDVRATSAAIEILKGGGNAVDAAVAAAAVLGATDLYSCGIGGGGFMVIYRAEDQRVITVEHREMAPRASSRGLFYAGDTPIPMPEVMTSGVSAGVPGMVQGWEVALSRYGTRGFAEVLQPAIRVAEQGFEVDQTFFEQTSRNVERFKLFSSSAQLLLPAEGKPVPVGAIFRNPDLAKTYRRVAQEGSRAFYRGDIARAIVDTVARPPMAPEAGHPVRPGVMTLADLSDYEARIREPVKSTYRGYTVYGMGAPTSGGITVELALNILEGYEPSALGRVDFLHRYLEASRLAFADRTAYVADPEYVDVPVAGLLSKDYAAERRKALPPAQAASGEVLAGNPFAFQVDPSVTRSAAALSAAPGLAALAPSPLDIPNRETTHVTTTDKVGNIVAYTCSIEYEGGNGMVVPGYGFLLNNELTDFDVPPAPGAPHANTPEPGKRPRSSMSPTLVFKDGAPVLALGSPGGSTIITTVLQTLIHHLDFGMPVLEAVAAPRVSQRNTPDGKSQAEPEFIASPEAAALQARGHVFTNVGPMGALTGIRFHPDGTVTAIAEPRRRGGGSAMVVEPVSRPGN
- a CDS encoding FadR/GntR family transcriptional regulator translates to MEWVGLVGRVEQDLERMISQGLLPQDGLLPSENTLAKHYGLSRSTVREALKRLAARALIEQHPGRRSRALPLEGAVTLENLGVVLEGPGAAHPERRKLLEGFLALKRETAVELLAACCQQASARDLDTLAGLCFELAEEARWGEHPERWAELEFELLRQAARAVERPGQALLLQSLERSYRGLARRLRPHLNAQATRQWALCALHALAAKDAQSLRRELPALLQASDAHLLAGLPPPQEPRESSRSPLCAETTPSHPTPEYADATERLPEAKGPSLSACPTGSSQRPPTGGPPPEAPFSDSHDPLGDGVPGSEVPQGQEASRRVPLGLQERPPQALSGSGTGGEFLGRQSGHLLLDGTKENEPGGACTTVFGDADT
- a CDS encoding CHAP domain-containing protein, with translation MSVGASKGSTSSPSRPTSTREISTPEATRPSPSAEETSLKTGTQTDRFEVASAQGPTATRQIRASTTPRGTSGMNVDRALAHLNANTFSQSQGKCALHVRQAIEAGGVRLDVNTRPVSAKDYGAYLGRHGFTPVDTQNYVPQRGDVAVIQPYPGGSPDGHIAMYDGNQWVSDFRQRDMWSGPGYRQAQPPYEIYRP
- a CDS encoding AraC family transcriptional regulator, with amino-acid sequence MPRLEEDAFVDPDEVSRPALAVGLSLVTGGFELDFHRHRKAQLFFMVRGEMTCEASNALWLVPPQSALWIPGSTSHRLKGRAPLEVFSLFVEPEAATTLPSECCAVSVSPLLRELLFRAAALPALYPLDGPKTRLVSVLLDELGAAQVEKLRLPMPTDARLRRLVEMITAQPADGATMKEWAQRIGVGERTLNRLLVHETGMSFGRWRQQLHIILALQWLTRGASVQNVALDLGYESASSFVTMFRKALGTSPARYITRRLDLARFRWAPSQPGAAAGAAQGR